ACAAATTCAAGGGGTGGTTCTTTGTGTGACTGACTGTGTGTTTCTGATGACTGGATAGGATTACTTAGTAATCTTCCAGTGGTTTCCATGTCTTTTGGTGTCTGCCCCACCACTTCAGGAGCACAATTGTCTTTCCCCGATTCCCTTGCCTGAAAAATAAATGATATCTTTATAGTTCAAATCAAATTACTTCAATATGTCTTAATAGCTAAACACATACTTATATCAAATAGCTAATAAGGGTAATCATTTAACAGAGCTCGCATGCGAGATTGAAAGCTCTTGATCAACTCAAAGAGTATTCTGCCATTATATACACAGACCAACCTAACTTATGAACCTTTTATTGCCTCACATGAAGTCATTCTTCATAATTCATTTTCAAGCAAGAAATTACCTTGCAGACATCTTTCTTCTCTCCATCCACTGTACTATCTCCTTCTCCCAACAAACTGTTTGCCAACTCTTCCAGCTGGGTAAGGTAGTCATCTGAGATATCAGCGAGAAGAGCAGGAAAAGCGTCGTCATCAGGTGTCCCAGGCCCTGAGCCAGCTGCAGACTCTGCCCCTGCGGCAGAGGGGAGGTGGACACTGCAGGTCCAGCAACTGCAGGTCTGCAGCTGACTCCGAGCGCCTGGCAACCGCACTGTTGTCTACGCAGTTCTTCATTCTGCTCAGATAACCGCTGATTCTCTCTAAGTAACCTCTCACACTGTGTCGACAACTGGTTTGTctacaggaaggaaaaaaaaaattgacagcatttcaaataagttaactTAAGGTCTAACAATGgatatcaattgtgtgtgtgtgtgtgtgtgtgtgtgtgtgtgtgtgtgtgtggtggtggggggggatgACATTTGTTTTTGCTTCTATTTTtgcgatgaaggctgtggccaaaagcttaggTGTAAGCATCTTAATTGTGCCCGTCTGCAACTTCGTGtgttatctttacagtaagtagctttATCTTTCCCTATGTTCTTCATCTTAAGATCTTAGGTTTATACTTACGATATACTTTAAATTACCTTTGAGTAACTTATGGATTAAACTTGGGGGTGGGGGGCATGCATGTCTTCAGGAATCCCTTGCCAACATGGTCTCAAAAATGCAAGTACATCATGAACTGCATACTATAATAACCCCATATAAATAATGAATACACCATCTGGTAAGGTTTTACCCATCAAGGGGAACAGTTCATGTGGTAAAAGTTTTGTATCTATCTTATTGCTCTAAACACATGAAATACAACAGTTTGCCAGTAAACCCAACACAGAATCAGCTTTCAGACTTAGAACTGGCATAGAGCCAAATCTGTTTCCACTCTAGAAACTTTCAATCACTGGAGAAGTTAAAGCAAGCTGGTTGCTAAACAGCTTTTATGCACACGATAAAGGACATATTTCTGTGCactgcattacacacacacacacacacacacacacacacacacacacacacacaactgacagCGGAAACTGTGTGGTGATTGTGCGTACATGTATTTTAAAGATAAGGTCATACTCATTCCATTTAGTGCATACCAGGCATGTGTTTTTATTTAGATTTGCAAAGTATGTGCCACTGATGAATAAGTTCAAATACTGATAAGGCCAATAAATTCTTTTTAAATGCAGCCAATGGTGTACACAATGTCCTAATAAAAGACATGTAGCTTCGCTTTATAGAAACTTGACAGTGGCTATGACCTTACTGTCAATGTCACTAACAGTAGAGACGAAAATTCTGAAGGCACATTATTATACCATGTGTCACATTAATGTGGATGGCAATAGAAGCAGCTCTAGCTTTGACTGGCTGCAATGAAACTAATTTGATCAGCATCACTTTGAAGAAATCCTTCCGATATTTAATCATTTCAGTTTAgtgaaacttaaatcaggatgactaGAAAGATTTAAAACCCATTCCACCTGAATACAAGTCGAGTGCTTACCCAATGTAAGCACAGGGTTTGATTGGGGATTTGTAGTGCATTATAAGTTCTGGCCCTTTTACTGCTTTGATGTAACCTAAATA
This Schistocerca nitens isolate TAMUIC-IGC-003100 chromosome 1, iqSchNite1.1, whole genome shotgun sequence DNA region includes the following protein-coding sequences:
- the LOC126251394 gene encoding X-box-binding protein 1, with protein sequence MSATRTIVIPSLSNCIGKLPSVVAPRNVICTKPEDAMLFTNSSSLTCISTLEKIPRIPTNNINVEEKRQPSRKRRLDHLTLEEKLQRKKLKNRVAAQTSRDRKKAKMDELEAIVKELREKTNQLSTQCERLLRENQRLSEQNEELRRQQCGCQALGVSCRPAVAGPAVSTSPLPQGQSLQLAQGLGHLMTTLFLLFSLISQMTTLPSWKSWQTVCWEKEIVQWMERRKMSARQGNRGKTIVLLKWWGRHQKTWKPLEDY